One part of the Marmota flaviventris isolate mMarFla1 chromosome 4, mMarFla1.hap1, whole genome shotgun sequence genome encodes these proteins:
- the LOC114095566 gene encoding G-protein coupled receptor 183-like isoform X2, protein MASDMADPSSLPYSANSCLPHLPPREASVALSLFYTVLLVFSALGNILALCLACQKDKKINSTGVYLVHLAVSDLLFSLALPGKITYYVLDFSWPFGDGLCRLTAFIMYLNTYGGVYLMTCVSVDRYLAVVCTHQSQRLRSTGRAKLICVAVWVLALLQNVPLLLTPMAKPMAGKLTCMEYVSVEPILGLPVMVLAACAISFCMPVVIILFCYVKIALKLCSTARENPVASGKGHPRRACLLTLVVLVAVVLCFSPYHLNVMQFMEMASWHFETRSIFFLLLLLLLPRKSILRNTDWRLCHHIGEPGLT, encoded by the exons ATGGCTTCAGACATGGCTGACCCAAGCAGTCTGCCCTACAGTGCCAACTCCTGCCTTCCTCACCTCCCACCCCGGGAGGCCAGTGTGGCGCTCTCTCTGTTCTACACAGTCCTCTTGGTCTTCAGCGCCCTGGGAAACATCCTTGCCCTTTGCCTTGCCTGTCAAAAGGACAAGAAGATCAACTCAACAGGTGTCTACTTGGTCCACCTGGCTGTGTCTGACCTCCTGTTCTCCTTGGCCCTACCAGGGAAGATCACCTATTACGTGCTGGACTTCAGCTGGCCTTTTGGAGACGGGCTTTGCAGGCTGACGGCGTTCATAATGTACTTGAACACCTATGGTGGGGTCTACCTCATGACCTGCGTGAGTGTAGACCGGTACCTGGCAGTGGTCTGTACCCATCAGAGCCAGCGGCTCCGCAGCACTGGCCGGGCCAAGCTCATCTGTGTGGCTGTCTGGGTCTTGGCACTTCTGCAGAATGTACCCTTGCTCCTGACCCCTATGGCTAAGCCCATGGCGGGCAAGCTGACCTGCATGGAGTATGTCAGCGTGGAGCCCATCCTCGGGCTGCCCGTCATGGTCCTAGCAGCCTGTGCTATAAGCTTCTGCATGCCGGTGGTGATCATACTGTTCTGTTATGTGAAGATCGCCTTGAAGCTATGCAGCACAGCCCGGGAGAACCCCGTGGCCAGTGGGAAGGGGCATCCCCGAAGGGCCTGCCTGCTCACGCTGGTGGTGCTAGTGGCCGTGGTCCTGTGCTTCAGCCCCTACCATCTCAACGTCATGCAGTTCATG GAAATGGCTTCTTGGCATTTTGAAACTCGGagcatcttcttcctcctccttctcctcctcctccccaggaagAGCATCCTCAGAAACACAGACTGGAGGCTCTGTCACCATATTGGAGAACCAGGTCTAACCTGA
- the LOC114095566 gene encoding G-protein coupled receptor 183-like isoform X1: MASDMADPSSLPYSANSCLPHLPPREASVALSLFYTVLLVFSALGNILALCLACQKDKKINSTGVYLVHLAVSDLLFSLALPGKITYYVLDFSWPFGDGLCRLTAFIMYLNTYGGVYLMTCVSVDRYLAVVCTHQSQRLRSTGRAKLICVAVWVLALLQNVPLLLTPMAKPMAGKLTCMEYVSVEPILGLPVMVLAACAISFCMPVVIILFCYVKIALKLCSTARENPVASGKGHPRRACLLTLVVLVAVVLCFSPYHLNVMQFMVREMLGPPSCAEQRAFTLALQVTVSFMNVNCGIDPIIYFFASTRYRKWLLGILKLGASSSSSFSSSSPGRASSETQTGGSVTILENQV; this comes from the coding sequence ATGGCTTCAGACATGGCTGACCCAAGCAGTCTGCCCTACAGTGCCAACTCCTGCCTTCCTCACCTCCCACCCCGGGAGGCCAGTGTGGCGCTCTCTCTGTTCTACACAGTCCTCTTGGTCTTCAGCGCCCTGGGAAACATCCTTGCCCTTTGCCTTGCCTGTCAAAAGGACAAGAAGATCAACTCAACAGGTGTCTACTTGGTCCACCTGGCTGTGTCTGACCTCCTGTTCTCCTTGGCCCTACCAGGGAAGATCACCTATTACGTGCTGGACTTCAGCTGGCCTTTTGGAGACGGGCTTTGCAGGCTGACGGCGTTCATAATGTACTTGAACACCTATGGTGGGGTCTACCTCATGACCTGCGTGAGTGTAGACCGGTACCTGGCAGTGGTCTGTACCCATCAGAGCCAGCGGCTCCGCAGCACTGGCCGGGCCAAGCTCATCTGTGTGGCTGTCTGGGTCTTGGCACTTCTGCAGAATGTACCCTTGCTCCTGACCCCTATGGCTAAGCCCATGGCGGGCAAGCTGACCTGCATGGAGTATGTCAGCGTGGAGCCCATCCTCGGGCTGCCCGTCATGGTCCTAGCAGCCTGTGCTATAAGCTTCTGCATGCCGGTGGTGATCATACTGTTCTGTTATGTGAAGATCGCCTTGAAGCTATGCAGCACAGCCCGGGAGAACCCCGTGGCCAGTGGGAAGGGGCATCCCCGAAGGGCCTGCCTGCTCACGCTGGTGGTGCTAGTGGCCGTGGTCCTGTGCTTCAGCCCCTACCATCTCAACGTCATGCAGTTCATGGTGAGAGAGATGCTGGGACCACCATCCTGTGCTGAGCAGAGGGCTTTCACGCTGGCTCTTCAGGTCACCGTGTCCTTCATGAATGTGAACTGTGGCATTGACCCCatcatttatttctttgcctCTACACGTTACAGGAAATGGCTTCTTGGCATTTTGAAACTCGGagcatcttcttcctcctccttctcctcctcctccccaggaagAGCATCCTCAGAAACACAGACTGGAGGCTCTGTCACCATATTGGAGAACCAGGTCTAA